ATGATTATCTCCCCACCACGCATTTTCTGATGAACTTATTTATTTCTTCATCCACATCTCTTTCTTCGGGCGATCCAGGGAATCTCCCGTGCGGCATCGCCTCCCAAATATGGAGTTCCGCATCTGCATCGACCCGACGCAGAGCGCGGTGAAGCCTGACGGCATTGGAGAGAAATAGATCTCTCGTTCCAGATTGAATAAATGTGGGTGGAAATTCTCCTGAGAAATCACCAAACAAGGGAGATACAAGCGGATGTTCGAGCGCCATATCTGCAGCATACAACTTGTTTACCGTCATAAATGACGGCAAAATATCAATACCATCCAATATCTGGAAACTATCGCCGGACTCAGTAAGATCAACCTCTGGAGAGAGAAGCACCAAACCGGCAGGCAAACACGCGCCTTCAGTTTTGAGGCGCAGCATCAGTGCCAGAGCGAGATTCCCACCTGCGGAAGATCCGCCTACAATTATTTTATCTGCACCTCTTTCTTCAGCGAGAGATAAATAGACGCTGAGGCAATCATCGAGCCCGGCTGGGTATGGATATTTTGGCGGCATGCGGTAATCGATTGATACAACCTCCATCTGTACAGAATTAGCGGTCATCTCGACCATCCAATTCATGTATTCTCCTCCAAAGAATATCATCCCACCGCCATGTATATCCATATACACATAGTCATTTGGTAATTTCATTGACCTCGGCCGCGGCATAATCGCGACTGGCACGCCAGATATGTGATCCCGCTTTAAAGCACCTCCTCCCTCTACCTGCTTCGCGAATAATGAGCGGTATGCCTGATTGCGCTCCTCGATCAATTTTTGCCACGCAGCATGATCGTCAAGATCAGGGAAAATCGTCCGTTCCGGCATAGGAACGCTCAGGATTTTGCGCGCTTCAGCACTGATGGAAACTGGGGGTGGAAATTTTTGCGCCCTAAGATGCGTATCACCCGCCATAAGAACCCTCCGTATTTATTATAAATTGATTAATTTATCGATTATTACGATAAAATTGTCTTATTACTGTTAGGATCGACCTATTTTTATTTATTCATCACTCTGCACCGTATCGGCTCCGCTTTTCGCCCGAGCGGCCGATAGAGGAAATCATTCCAGCGATGTCGTTTTGCCAATGCGCGCTAAACGCATGAATGCGACAGCCGTCGCATCCGGAGCGCATTGCGCCTGCGGTCAGATTTGACCGGCAATGGCAGCACTTATCTTATCTTGATGCTCTCGAGCGGCATCCTTTCACTCTCCATCAATTCACCCAAGTATTTACTCTCGTTAGCGAATGTACTCGAAACCCGAAAAGTACGCAATATGGCATTTTTTATCCCACATACTGGATTTAATAACGAGAAGAGCTGTGATATAGATAGCTGAAATGGCATTGCTCTCGGCGATGGAGATTTCAAAATGAGTATGAAGAGAGCTGAGGATGTACTTGATCTTCTAGAATATTTAGGATATAGGGGCGTCCCAGGAATAGCGCGGGACCTGGGATGGCCGCGGTCGAGCGCCTATCGCACCATCAACACGCTAGAGCAACGCGGCTATCTGTACGAAACGAGGACCCGAGGCGGATATTATCCGAGTCCCCGATGGATTGCGTTGGCTGATCAGTTCGCGGAAGGATTCGCGTTGCCAAAATTTGCGCAAGACCTGACACGCACTTCTATGGAGCGCTCAGGAGAGACCGTCAGCATCGTTGCTCCTGCAGGGCCTTGGGCAATTTTCGTCCTGGTGAGTGAGTCGTCCGCGCCTATCCGTTATTTCACGAAGGCAGGACATCGGATTCCGATCCACGCTTCGGCCAGTGGCCGCGCCTTGCTTCAGCAATACGACAAGACCGAATTACGAGCCCTGCTCTCCCGGATTACCTTTGAAACTTATGGCATCACGACACCAACGGATGCAGATGCCGTACCGTACTCGCTGCGATCGAACAGGGAAAGAAGCGTCGCTACCATCTCAATTTAGGCCTGACCTTCTTGGTATGGCCGCTCCATTACCAATAGAAGGCGCCGTTTTTCATTGGTTGCTTCGGACCCGACGTACCGTATGAAACCAAGAATAGATGAACTAGAAAAAATTATTCTAGAGCAGATTTCTATTGCATATATATTTTAATAGTAAATATATTATTGCATAATTTTCTTATTACATGAAACTAGGGGACCATGATAAATGTTCACATATAGATGCAAAATCCGATCGCATAAGTTTGTGATACGCTGCTTAGCGATACACCTTGCATCGTCAGCGATACTCGCCCTTACGGGGTGTAACTTAAACGAAGGGTTGCCACGAAACCAACCGCTGCAAGGTGCGCGCTATGTGGCACTCGGAAGTTCGTTTGCCGCTGGGTCTGGAATCGGCGCAATCCAAGTAGGAACACCCGAACGCTGCGGGCGAAGTCAGTCAAACTACGCGACGTTGCTAGCGCAACGACTTGACCTGATTCTGGATGACCAATCGTGCGGCGGAGCGATGACATCGCACATCCTCAATCCATGGCGTGAACTACCAGCCCAAATTGATGCAGTGACAGCGGATACAAGACTCGTCACTTTGTTGGTCGGCGGCAACGATATTGGCTACGTCGGCCACCTCCTTGCCGGAACGTGCCGTGCGATGGGCATGAAAGCAGTCAATCTCGGCAAGACAACTTTACCCTGCGAGGATTTGCTTGCCCTATCAATTCCCTCCGAGACAGCATACCGCGAGTTGAGAGACAACCTACGCCGGATTGCAGACATAGTACACGTACGTGCTCCGCAAGCGAGGCTAGTGTTCGTCCAGTACATCACACTTGTGACGGACAAGAATTGCCTTGATGCTCAACTGCTCCCTACCGACCGGAAAAACGCACAAGAAATCGGCCTCAGACTCGCCAAGGTTACTGCCGAAATTGCATTAGAGAAGGGTGCAACCGTACTGGCCTCCGACGAATTATCGCACAATCACTCACCATGTGATAGAGAATCTTGGGCCATCGGCTTCCCACGTGATCCGAACGCGATCCCCGGTGCCGCTTGGCACCCCAACTTGGTAGGCCACGCCGCTATTGCTGATGCACTTGCGAAGAAGCTCTCGAAGTTGTAAGGTTGGAAAAGTGATGTAAAAAAGTGTCCGTCGTCAGAGCATTGGCACAATTAGCGCCGTAAACCAAAGCGGATGGGCAAGACGTCCAATCTATTTCGATAGTTTCATTCATCGCCTGAGGTGATCCGCCTCGTGGTGATGATGTACGTCAGGTTTCCCCTCTCGCTGCGGAATGTCGAAGATCTGCTTTTCGAGAGAGGGATCGATCTTTGCCATGAGACCGTGCGTCTTTGGTGGAATAGATTTGGTCCTCTCTTTGCAGCCGACATCCGCCGCCAGCGTGTACAACGAATGCGTGGTTTTCGGCACTGGCGTTGGCACCTTGACGAGAGGTGGTGTCAAAAGGATGGCCCCACCCTCCCCGCACCGTTAACCTGAGCGGATGAGCAAGACACCAAATCCGTTCCGGTACTTTCACTCATCGCCTCAGGTGATCCGCCTCGTGGTGATGATGTACGTCAGGTTTCCCCTCTCGCTGCGCAATGTCGAAGACCTGCTTTTCGAGAGAGGGATCGATCTTTGTCATGAGACCGTGCGTCTTTGGTGGAATAGATTTGGCCCTCTCTTTGCTGCCGACATTCGCCGCCAGCGTGTGCAACGAATGCGTGGTTTTCGGCACTGGCGCTGGCACCTTGACGAGATGTACGTCCGATTGAACGGCGAGATGGTTTATTTGTGGCGCGCCGTTGATCACGAGGGCGAAGTTCTCGAAAGCTACGTCACGAAGAAACGGGACAAATCTGCAGCTTTGCGCTTCATGAAGAAGGCATTGAAGCGTCATGGGCAAGCTGACAAGATCGTCACTGACGGCCTTCGTTCCTATCCAGCGGCAATGAGGGATCTGGGCAATCTCGAGCGCCGCGAGATGGGGCGCTACCTCAACAATCGGGCCGAAAATTCACATCTACCCTTCCGGCGACGAGAACGCGCTATGCAGCGATTTCGGCAAATGAAATCGCTACAGAAATTCGCCTTCGTTCACGCCTCTCTCACCAACCACTTCAACTCGGAACGACACCTCGTCGACAGACAAACTTTCAAACTTCGCCGCTCGGCAGCTCTAGCCGAGTGGCAATCGCTTATGGGATGAGTCTCAGCTCGGGCCTGGACCCACTTTGCGAAACGGAGAGCAGTTCGCAACGGACTGACAGCACCGGCGCAGATGGTCTTTACCGATCCGCCTTATAATGTCCCGATTGAGGGGCATGTCTCCGGCCTTGGCCGTATCCGCCACCGCGAATTTGCCATGGCCTCCGGAGAAATGACGCGTGAGGAATTTATCCGGTTCCTTGTTGATGTCATGACGCGCCTTGCCGCCTATTCGGCAGAAGGGGCCCTGCACTTCATGTGCATGGATTGGCGCCATGCGCACGAGTTGCTGATGGCAGGTGACGGCGTCTATGATGAGCTGAAGAACATCTGCGTCTGGGCCAAGACCAATGCCGGGATGGGTTCGCTCTATCGTTCGCAGCACGAACTGGTGTTCGTGTTCAAGTCTGGCACTACGGCACACATCAACAATGTCGAACTGGGCCGCCATGGCCGCAACCGGACCAATGTCTGGACCTATGCCGGGGTAAACAGTTTTGGTCAGGACCGCGGTGACCTGGCGCTCCATCCAACGGTGAAGCCTGTCGACCTTGTCGCCGATGCCATCAGGGACTGTTCGCATCGCAAAGGTATCGTGCTTGATGCCTTTGGTGGCTCGGGTACGACACTGATTGCTGCAGAACGCACCGGACGGTTCGGCCGGGCGATCGAGATCGATCCACACTACTGCGATGTTATCGTGCGTCGGATGAAACAGGTGTGCGGCATCGATGCGGTTCTGGCCGGCACCAGTCAGAGCTTCGCCGAGGTGGAAGCCGAACGGCTCGCTTCCCTCACCACGGAAGAGGTGATGGCATGAGCGACATGACAGACAACCCGGCAGACTACGAGGTTGGTTACGGCCGGCCGCCAAAGCACACACGCTTTCAGCCCGGACGTTCGGGCAATGTGAGCGGCAGGCGCAAGAAGAAGCCCGTGCACGAGACCGATGTGCTGCGCATTCTCGATGAACCGGTTGCGGTACGTGCCGGTAACCGGAAGAAGGAGATGGTCCCTCGGGAAATTGCGCTGCGTAAGTTGGTCAAATCCGCTCTTGCCGGCGATCGCAAAGCGCTGTTCCATATACTCGATACATTTGTACAGCATGGCGTGCTGACCACAGCGCCAGCTGCACAGCGCGTGCCGGGCGTCATCCATGTGGACAGCCGCAGCATGCCTTTTGACATGGGGGTCCTTCTTCATAGCCGGTTTGGCCAGCGCAAGACGTTCACGGCTGCGCAGCGGGACTGGGCCCGTAACGCCTATCTGCATAGCCGTAGCGAGACACAGGCACAGATCGATAGCGCAATCGGCTATCCCGATCTTCAGGAAGGCGGTGCAGCATGAGCGGCAAACGCAAGACGCGTGGTCGTGGTCGTCCTCCCGGTTCGGTCAACACGCGCACACTGGTTCACGATCTTGCAGGCGACACGATCATGCTGCGCGATGCAGGTGGCGTATCGCGGCAGGTGTCGATGGTTGAGGCTTTGCTCCTGGCCCTGCGCAATCTTGCCATGACGGGCGACATCGAAGCGGCAAAGCGGCTCGAGAAGTTGCATAGGATGCGTGTTCCTGAGCCAACCGATGGATCCACGCAAGGTCTGCTTCTCGTGCCCGAAGCGCTCAGTGTGGAAGAATGGGCCCGGCAGGAAGACATTCGCTGTCAGCATACCCAACCGCCAGAGATGCCCGCAGCAATAGTGCAGCCTCAGGCGAGCGCGACTGCTGCACCTGTTGTGCAGAGACCTCCTTTAACCCCTGGCGGCTCGTTGCCCAGACGGTCAGCAAGGCTGATCCGTTAGGCCAGGCTTCCATTCGCCGGTTTACCCGTACGAATGGAAGCAGAGGGGCATCCGCTCAGCTGACGTGTTCGATCAGCCAGTCGAGCAGCCCTGCGCCCAGTGCGCGCCGGGCCAGTTCAGGTCCGATCCAGACGTGCATGCCCGGCTGATCTTCAAGCACCAGGTTCCCTTTGGCCGTATGGCACGCGAAGTAGAAGCGATCCGCGCCCGATTTGCGGAACCGTTCGACATAATCATCCAGCACCTTCTGGGTGGCGCTTGATTTGATCTGCACCCATGCCGATTCCGAAGTGGTGGGATGGGTCAGGAAAAGGTCGAGATCAACCTCCCCGTCCCCTGTGGCTGACTGACGTTGCCATCCACCCCGGGCGAAGATCAGATCGACCATGATCTCGAAGTCACGCCAGTCGAGCTGGCTGATCATCCGGGCAGTGACATCCTCGAGCTGGTTCTTAAGGGCAACCGCTTCGGCCACTACGGGTTCTTCTTCTCCGCGTATCTTACGCAGGAGGTAATCATCAGGCCCCACTTTGCATAAGGTACGCTGGTAGGCGGTGACCCGTGTCAGCACCGAGCTCAACGCTTTTACGGTAAGGGGATCACCCTGAAGATTGTAGCTGTGCCAGCCATCAAGGGTTCTGCGCAGACGCATCGGGCGATCCTCCCCATCTTCGTTGCTGGCTATGGCGGGGCCTTCTACAAAGGCCCACCACAAGTGGCCACCGGCAATCGTCACCCACAGGCAGTGATCGTCCAGTTCATAGAAATCGCGCAGTTCACGCAGATCACCGCCGAGGGCACCTTGTTTGCGGCCCGAGGCCAGGATCTGGCGCCGGACTTCATCCCAGTTGCCTGCGGCACAAGGCGCATGTGCAACATTGCGATACTTGAAGGGGATCGTGCCGTTGGCAATCGCCTCCTCGGCCCAGGTTCCGCCTTGTCCCAGACGTATAAAGCGCACCGCCGAAGGCTGCTTCAGCCGTACCAGCGTCTCTTCTGCAATTCTTGTCGTCGTATCCAGCACCGTCGCACTCCTCATTGGGGCGACGGATCACTTTGGCATTGTCGTCGCGCCTATGTCCTCTCGGGGCGACGGCCAAAGCCGGATGTTGGAAACCCGCTGAAGCAACGAGCGCATACGCCTTTACCCTTGCGGGCTGGACATGCGCGCATGCCACCCGGCCGATAATCTCGACCGAGCTGCTTCAAGTGGGGTTTCCACGCCCCGCTTCCCGGCTTTCACGGGAAGCGGGGCTACATTGCTCGACAACGCCTGGGGTTCAAGTGGAATTATCGAAGGTGCGCCAAAGAACACAGATATGCTGGTGGTCTGGCCCAACGGCACAGCCGTGATCTGATCAGAAGCTGAAAACCACTTTCCTACACAGAACAAAAAATGAACATACAAACCCGGTCAAGAATCGGAGTTCCCCATGCCCATCATCGATTCCACGTTGGTGTACGCATTTGCCGCACTGATTACCGCGATTTCCTCATTGATCTGGTCACTACGGCGCAGGCCTTAGCATGTGCGTCTGCAGCGCACTGATCCGTTGCGATCATCCCGGGGAACGCTAAATGTGATCGATGCACACGCAAACCGAAATAGTCGTCAACGATCTCATGCAGCAGGGCTATCGTTACACCCGCTCCGTAGCCATGGGCGAGAACTTCGCCCCCACCTTCACCCCCGAACTTACGCCGGCAGAGATGCTGCGCCTGGGTGTTTTCTGCGGCAAGTACATGACGGACTGCAAAGCTGAATTTCCAGAAGATTGGTTTGTAGATGCCAGGCTGGCTTCTGATCGTCCGGATTGTTCACTGAACTACTTCGGGGTGCGTGCAAGTGTTCCTCTTCGCGTTTGGATCGACAAGGGCTGGATATACCCGGATGACCCGCGCGGATGGTTTCAGTGGTACTGCCGATACTATTCCGGACGAAGGCTGCCGCAGGAGGATGCCCGTCAGATTGCGCGCTGGAGAGCCTTCAAACGCCATGCCGCACAAATCGTAAAGCACTGTAATCCCGGCGATCCTTTTTGCCGCCCACGGCAGAGACAGGCCCTCCTTCAGTGGGCTTATGACAGTCGGTTGCTATAAACGGGCGGTTCCAGATAGTCGTGCCAGCCATCGACATAGAGGGCGCGTGCCGCTCGGCGGCTGATCCTCGAAACCCATCGTTGCTTCATCAGATTGGCACCGAATGTCTGCTTGCCTGACCGTCAACAGTGTCTAAGCCGTGAGCATGACTGCCTCCGATCTCGAACAGCTGCTTATCGCCCGCCTTATCCGCGAGAGAGGCGGCACTTCGCAGACATGGCAGCGGGTGCTTGGCAAGGTTATCGTGCGTGACACGGCGACGCATGCCCATTGCAATTGGGATGTCAGACTAAACGGAACCGATGCACAGTGCGCCGCGATTGAGCATCTGCTCGACAATGTGCGACTTAGACATTCAATTGTGACGCTCGATTGAACCCCCAAAACGCCGCCCACCGCCAACGTGCCGGACGTTCCAACTCCCCAACGCGCTCCTTGAAACGGACTGTATATTCATCGCACCATGCGCCGCAGCAGATGGCAGCTTTCAGTGTGGTCCACATGCGACCCGAACGGCAGGAATGTTAGGGGTTAGCGGACGCTTGATGGCTTTCGAACAACGTACCAACCACCATTCTCAAGCACTTCAGTTCGCCGGAACTCTAACTTATCCGGTGGGCCAGCCTGATGGGGCAGGTCAATCGCCCAGTTCTCGCTTTTCTCCTCTTTGGTGCACCAAAGTGGAGAAAAGCGAGAACTGCAGGCGAAATGTTGCTGCTCATTCTACCTTCCCATGATGGCGGCGCGGACGGCGTCATTGCCGATATGCAGGCATGAAAAGTCTGTCCGGCCCAGTCGGCGTGTTTCGGCAGGGGTCGCCCCGGTGGTGGCGCGGAATGCAGCAGAAAAACTGCTTTGCCGCGAAAATCCGACATTGTGTGCGATCTGTTTGATACTGAGGACGCCTTCGTTCAGCAGATCGACTGATTTGCGGATTTTTACGGCCTTGATGAAGTCGTGGGGGGTGATGCCGAAGCTTACCCGGAAGGTCTGGTGGATATGGCGTTCGCTACAGCCAAGGTAGGCTGCGATATCTGAGATCAGCAGCCGTTCCTCACTGCATTCATATATATAGTCCCTGATCCGCAGCAGATCCTGCTGCTCCATGGTATGGCTGTGCGTCCGCCGCCGCTTGGCTGCGGCACGTTTGAAATAGCGGGCCATTTCGAGAGCGATAATACCTGCGAACGAGTTCACCAGCGCATCAGAGGCAAAATCGGGCCGGATGATTTCGCTGTAAATTCGCCGTAGCCCCTGCTTGATCGTGACCCCGTGAATGTCCCTGCAGGTCTCCAGGTGGCTGATGGACCGGTCGTCATCAATCCCGGTCACCGCGCGAAAGTACTCGTGACTAAAATGGCAGGATACGCCTGCGGCCTTCCCGCGGCCTTCGGCCACGGTCCCCCAGGGGACATTGGGCGGAATATAGGAAAGGATGTCGCAAGGCTTATGGACCGGACTGATTGGCCCCATAAAGCGCCATGTCGACCGGTATGTGCCGTTGCAGGCGATCTTGGCCCCGACCACATGATGCGTGTTGTTGCCGAATTCCTCGACATAGCCGTCATCGCTTTTGTCAGCATGAATGATCTCGACCGCGCAATTCGGAAATATGTGGCGGGTTGTGGTTTTCCTGTCGTGCGTACCCGGCAAAGACATCGTTGTTCCTCCTCCCTCTGTTAAGGGTGCCGCCGATCGGTGCGCGATCTGGCGGTCGCTGTGTGTTGGGGTGAGTTCTGTCAGAGCTGCCTTGTTTTTCCAACGTGTTGTTTTGAAAAGCTGCCGAAAATCGCACGCAGGAACCATTCTGCAGGAAATCGAACACATTTGAGCCGCCTTGCGGAATTGCGAATATCACTGTCCGGGACGGACTGCTCTGCGCTCCTTTAGGCCTGCGCTCGCATTCGGGAACGGTACCCGGAGGTTCTTTTCGACCTTCTGTGCAATCCCGAAACAACAAAAATGAGGGAACGGGGAATGAACGCTACATATCGAGTGAGTGCGCTGATGGCCGCATCGTGTCTGACGGCAGTCTGTGCAAGCGGGGCCATGGCGCAGGATGCAGCGGAGGCCCCTGCGGGTTTGCAGGAAATCGTTGTCACCGCGCAAAAGCGGGCGGAAAATCTTCAGAATACCCCGCTCGCGGTTAGTGCTCTGACCGGCGAAGCGCTTGAGGCGCGGCGCATTTCGGACATCAGCAATATCGGCTCGGTCGCGCCGAACCTGACCACTAGCATTACCCCGGCATCGACGACCAACATTACCGTGCATATTCGCGGAATCGGGGAATCCGATCCAGTGCTGACGGTGGATTCCCCGGTGGGTATCTATGTCGATGGCGTGGTGATCGGGCGGACGACAGGCGCCGTGTTTGATCTGGTCGACTTGCAGCGGGTCGAGGTTTTGCGCGGACCGCAAGGCACGCTCTATGGCCGCAATACGACGGGCGGCGCCGTCAATTTCATCACCGCCAAACCTGCCGACACGTTCAAGGGTTCGCAGACCTTCGGGTATGGCAATCTTGGCTACATGCTCTCGCGGACCAGTGTCGACACGGGCGAGATCGCCAAGTCCGGGCTGAAGTTCAAACTGTCCTACGTGCACAAGCAACGCAACGGCTACGCCGATGATCTCAACCAGCCCGACAAGCGCGATCCGGGGGCCTATAACACCGACGCGTTCCGCGTCGCGGCGCGGTTCGATAACGGCGGTCCTGTGCGGGTCGACTACGCGTTCGATTATAACGACGCGAAGAGCTATGCTGTTCCGTTCCAGCTAGCTTACGTTCGGTCGGATATTGCCGGCTATTTCGCCAATTCGCAGGCTTTGGGCGGGAACCCGCTCGTCTATTCGCGGGATCGGCTCAATACCTTGCGGCTGGGGCAGGGGCTGCTGCACGACAAGGTGCGTGGTCACACGCTGACGATCGAGGCTGATCTGGCCGATAACCTGAC
This genomic window from Caenibius tardaugens NBRC 16725 contains:
- a CDS encoding alpha/beta hydrolase — translated: MAGDTHLRAQKFPPPVSISAEARKILSVPMPERTIFPDLDDHAAWQKLIEERNQAYRSLFAKQVEGGGALKRDHISGVPVAIMPRPRSMKLPNDYVYMDIHGGGMIFFGGEYMNWMVEMTANSVQMEVVSIDYRMPPKYPYPAGLDDCLSVYLSLAEERGADKIIVGGSSAGGNLALALMLRLKTEGACLPAGLVLLSPEVDLTESGDSFQILDGIDILPSFMTVNKLYAADMALEHPLVSPLFGDFSGEFPPTFIQSGTRDLFLSNAVRLHRALRRVDADAELHIWEAMPHGRFPGSPEERDVDEEINKFIRKCVVGR
- a CDS encoding IclR family transcriptional regulator domain-containing protein; translated protein: MADQFAEGFALPKFAQDLTRTSMERSGETVSIVAPAGPWAIFVLVSESSAPIRYFTKAGHRIPIHASASGRALLQQYDKTELRALLSRITFETYGITTPTDADAVPYSLRSNRERSVATISI
- a CDS encoding SGNH/GDSL hydrolase family protein is translated as MFTYRCKIRSHKFVIRCLAIHLASSAILALTGCNLNEGLPRNQPLQGARYVALGSSFAAGSGIGAIQVGTPERCGRSQSNYATLLAQRLDLILDDQSCGGAMTSHILNPWRELPAQIDAVTADTRLVTLLVGGNDIGYVGHLLAGTCRAMGMKAVNLGKTTLPCEDLLALSIPSETAYRELRDNLRRIADIVHVRAPQARLVFVQYITLVTDKNCLDAQLLPTDRKNAQEIGLRLAKVTAEIALEKGATVLASDELSHNHSPCDRESWAIGFPRDPNAIPGAAWHPNLVGHAAIADALAKKLSKL
- a CDS encoding IS6 family transposase, which produces MSKTPNPFRYFHSSPQVIRLVVMMYVRFPLSLRNVEDLLFERGIDLCHETVRLWWNRFGPLFAADIRRQRVQRMRGFRHWRWHLDEMYVRLNGEMVYLWRAVDHEGEVLESYVTKKRDKSAALRFMKKALKRHGQADKIVTDGLRSYPAAMRDLGNLERREMGRYLNNRAENSHLPFRRRERAMQRFRQMKSLQKFAFVHASLTNHFNSERHLVDRQTFKLRRSAALAEWQSLMG
- a CDS encoding DNA-methyltransferase — protein: MVFTDPPYNVPIEGHVSGLGRIRHREFAMASGEMTREEFIRFLVDVMTRLAAYSAEGALHFMCMDWRHAHELLMAGDGVYDELKNICVWAKTNAGMGSLYRSQHELVFVFKSGTTAHINNVELGRHGRNRTNVWTYAGVNSFGQDRGDLALHPTVKPVDLVADAIRDCSHRKGIVLDAFGGSGTTLIAAERTGRFGRAIEIDPHYCDVIVRRMKQVCGIDAVLAGTSQSFAEVEAERLASLTTEEVMA
- a CDS encoding DUF5681 domain-containing protein, producing the protein MSDMTDNPADYEVGYGRPPKHTRFQPGRSGNVSGRRKKKPVHETDVLRILDEPVAVRAGNRKKEMVPREIALRKLVKSALAGDRKALFHILDTFVQHGVLTTAPAAQRVPGVIHVDSRSMPFDMGVLLHSRFGQRKTFTAAQRDWARNAYLHSRSETQAQIDSAIGYPDLQEGGAA
- a CDS encoding DUF5681 domain-containing protein, with amino-acid sequence MSGKRKTRGRGRPPGSVNTRTLVHDLAGDTIMLRDAGGVSRQVSMVEALLLALRNLAMTGDIEAAKRLEKLHRMRVPEPTDGSTQGLLLVPEALSVEEWARQEDIRCQHTQPPEMPAAIVQPQASATAAPVVQRPPLTPGGSLPRRSARLIR
- a CDS encoding restriction endonuclease, with the translated sequence MLDTTTRIAEETLVRLKQPSAVRFIRLGQGGTWAEEAIANGTIPFKYRNVAHAPCAAGNWDEVRRQILASGRKQGALGGDLRELRDFYELDDHCLWVTIAGGHLWWAFVEGPAIASNEDGEDRPMRLRRTLDGWHSYNLQGDPLTVKALSSVLTRVTAYQRTLCKVGPDDYLLRKIRGEEEPVVAEAVALKNQLEDVTARMISQLDWRDFEIMVDLIFARGGWQRQSATGDGEVDLDLFLTHPTTSESAWVQIKSSATQKVLDDYVERFRKSGADRFYFACHTAKGNLVLEDQPGMHVWIGPELARRALGAGLLDWLIEHVS
- a CDS encoding helix-turn-helix transcriptional regulator, which codes for MSLPGTHDRKTTTRHIFPNCAVEIIHADKSDDGYVEEFGNNTHHVVGAKIACNGTYRSTWRFMGPISPVHKPCDILSYIPPNVPWGTVAEGRGKAAGVSCHFSHEYFRAVTGIDDDRSISHLETCRDIHGVTIKQGLRRIYSEIIRPDFASDALVNSFAGIIALEMARYFKRAAAKRRRTHSHTMEQQDLLRIRDYIYECSEERLLISDIAAYLGCSERHIHQTFRVSFGITPHDFIKAVKIRKSVDLLNEGVLSIKQIAHNVGFSRQSSFSAAFRATTGATPAETRRLGRTDFSCLHIGNDAVRAAIMGR